A section of the Mycobacterium sp. 3519A genome encodes:
- a CDS encoding fumarylacetoacetate hydrolase family protein translates to MAPFAALPGVDAPRTVGEALARISDLRPVMEDRLDAIAADPEDAIARGWLIPAAQVELHSPVGQREMIVCVGGNYAAHAAEFGAAPPPAPPSFVKSASAVIGPGEAIVLPAAAPDHVDYEGEICVVFGRTCHAVGAEDAMCYVAGYTLLNDVSARDKLAATLNNDGDGPQWAIVEMLMGKQFPTFAPLGPEVVTADEIADPARIHLKTTVNGTVMQDSSTADLIVDIPGLIAAMSQYYLFRPGDLLSTGSPAGVGAGQDPPVFLRPGDVVSVSADCIGALTNTVRAAA, encoded by the coding sequence GTGGCCCCGTTCGCCGCATTGCCGGGCGTGGACGCGCCCCGCACCGTCGGGGAAGCCTTGGCACGCATATCCGATCTCCGCCCGGTCATGGAAGACCGTCTGGACGCCATCGCCGCAGACCCGGAGGACGCCATTGCCCGCGGATGGCTCATCCCCGCAGCACAAGTCGAGCTACACAGCCCCGTCGGTCAGCGCGAGATGATCGTCTGCGTGGGCGGCAACTACGCCGCACACGCTGCCGAGTTCGGTGCGGCACCACCCCCGGCCCCGCCGTCATTTGTCAAGAGCGCGTCGGCGGTGATCGGCCCGGGCGAGGCCATCGTGCTGCCGGCCGCCGCGCCAGACCACGTCGACTACGAAGGCGAGATCTGCGTCGTCTTCGGCCGCACCTGCCACGCCGTCGGTGCCGAGGACGCGATGTGCTACGTCGCCGGCTACACATTGCTCAACGACGTCTCCGCGCGCGACAAGCTCGCCGCAACCCTCAACAACGACGGCGACGGCCCGCAGTGGGCGATCGTAGAAATGTTGATGGGCAAGCAGTTTCCGACTTTTGCTCCCCTGGGACCTGAAGTCGTCACCGCCGACGAAATCGCCGACCCGGCCCGCATACATCTGAAAACCACCGTCAACGGGACCGTAATGCAGGACTCGTCAACGGCAGATCTCATCGTCGACATACCCGGGCTGATTGCCGCGATGTCGCAGTACTACCTGTTTCGCCCCGGTGACCTGCTGAGCACCGGCAGCCCCGCCGGAGTCGGTGCGGGCCAAGACCCGCCCGTCTTCCTCCGGCCCGGTGACGTCGTCTCCGTGTCGGCCGACTGTATCGGCGCCTTGACCAACACCGTGCGCGCAGCCGCCTAA